The Thermus antranikianii DSM 12462 sequence AGAACTGAAGGCGCTCCCCCTAGAAGCCCTTCCCCAAAGGCTTCCCGAGGTGCGGGCCCGGTATGCCGAGCTCCTCAAGGCCCAAGGGGAGGAGGCCGCCCTAAGGGCCAAGCTCACCGAGGCGGCTAAGGCCCTGGAGGCCCTAAAGCCCGAGGCCCTGGCCCTGGGCCTAAAGGAGAAGGTGGCCGAGGCGGAAGCCCTCCTGGCCCAGGGGAGCCTTCCCGACCTGGGGTCCTTACGGAAGAGCCTGGAGGAGGCCAAGGCTCAGGCCCGGCAGGAAGCCCTTTTAGAGCTGGGCCGCCTTCAGGCCCTGGCGGAGCGCTTCCGCGGCTTTGGGGGGGAAGGGGTCTTGCGGGCCATCGCCGAGGAAAAGGGCAAGCCCCTCCCCGACCCTACCCCCATTGCCCGGGCCCTGGAGGCCTTAAAGCGGCGGATGGAGGTGAAGCGGGAGGAGCTCACCACCCGCCTCACCGCCTTCTTCCAGGCTTACGCCCGCCTCGAGGGGTTCCAAAGCGAAACGGGCCGCCGCCTAAAGGCCCTTTTACCGGTGCTGAGAAGCGCCCAGGAAAAGCTTCCCCGCCTAGGACCCCAAGGCCTCCTCCAGGTGGAAAGAACCCTAAGCCAGGCGGAGGCCCTTCTCCGGGAACTGGAAAGGGAGCAAGAGGCCGCCAAGGCGGTGCTCCAAGAGATCAGAGAGATCAGAGGCGAGGAGATCGAGGCCCTCCTCGGGGTCTTCGACCAGGGCAGAACCCCGGCCCAGGCAAAGGCGCCGGAGACACCCTCCCCCAAGGTGCTCGAGGCGGACCTCGCCCCCTTGCGCCTTCCCGGGGTGGAGGTGCTGGGCTACCTGGGGGGGGCCTTGCCCCTGCCCAAGGAACCCCTGGAGGCTCTGGTCCAAGCCCTGGACCAGCTGGATAAAAGCCTGGGCCAGACCCGGGGGCCTGCGGCCATCCTCCTGGGGGAAAAGGCCTTGGTCCTGGCCCCCCGCAAGGGCCGCACCCTGGTGGCCCTGCTGGAAAAGACCAGCCTATCCGCCTTCCTCCTGGAACTCACCTCCTAGGGGTGCTACACTGAACAATAGTGGTATCCGTCTCGGCCCTTTGGGAAAAACTTGCACCCCTTCTAGACTACCTCCCGGTGGGAGAGCGGGAAAAGGTGCGGGAGGCCTACCTCTTTGCCGAGGAAGCCCACCGGGGCCAGCTCAGGAGAAGCGGGGAGCCCTACATCACCCACCCGGTGGCGGTGGCGGAGATCCTGGCCTCCTTGCGCATGGACGCGGAGACCGTGATGGCGGGCCTCCTCCACGACACCCTGGAGGACTGCGGGGTGGCCCCCGAGGAGCTGGAAAGGCGCTTTGGGCCAGGGGTGCGCAAGCTGGTGGAGGGGGAGACCAAGGTCAGCAAGCTCTACAAGCTGGCCAACCTCGAGGGGGAGGAGAAACGGGCCGAGGACCTCCGCCAGATGTTCATCGCCATGGCGGAGGACGTGCGCATCATCATCGTGAAGCTGGCGGACCGCCTTCACAACCTCCGCACCCTGGAGCACATGCCCCCCGAGAAGCAAAGGCGCATCGCCCAGGAAACCCTGGAGATCTACGCCCCTCTGGCCCACCGCCTGGGGATGGGGCAGCTGAAGTGGGAGCTCGAGGACCTTTCCTTCCGCTACCTCCACCCCGAGGCCTACCATGCCCTTCTCTCCCGCATCCAGGAGACCCAGGAAGCCCGGGAACGCATCGTTCAAAAGGCCATGGCCATCCTGGAGGAAGCCCTCAGGAAGGATGAGCTCCTCCAGGCCCAGCTTCAGAGCTTTGAGGTGATGGGCCGCCCCAAGCACCTCTACTCCATCTGGAAGAAGATGGAGCGGGAGGGAAAGGCCTTGGAACAAATCTACGACCTTCTCGCGGTCCGGGTCATCCTGGATCCCAAGCCCGCCCTCACGGAGGAAGGGAGGACGTTGAGGGAAAAGCAGGTCTGCTACCACGTCCTGGGCCTGGTCCACGCCCTCTGGCAGCCCATCCCGGGGCGGGTCAAAGACTACATCGCCGTACCCAAGCCCAACGGCTACCAGTCCCTCCACACCACGGTCATCGCCCTGGAAGGGCTCCCCCTGGAGGTGCAGATCCGCACGCGGGAGATGCACCGCATCGCCGAGTACGGGATCGCCGCCCACTGGCTTTACAAGGAGGGCCTCACCGACCCCGAGGAGCTAAAAAGGCGGGTTTCCTGGCTGAAAAGCATCCAGGAGTGGCAGCAGGAGTTTAGCAGCTCCCGGGAGTTCGTGGAGGCGGTGACCCGGGACCTCCTCGGGGGCAGGGTCTTCGTCTTCACCCCCAAGGGGCGGATCATCAACCTGCCCAAGGGGGCTACCCCCGTGGACTTCGCCTACCACATCCACACCGAGGTGGGGCACCACATGGTGGGGGCCAAGGTGAACGGAAGGATCGTCCCCCTCTCCTACGAGCTCCAAAACGGGGAGATCGTGGAGATCCTCACCGCCAAAAACGCCCACCCCTCCAAGGACTGGCTGGAGTTCGCCAGGACCCGCACCGCCAAGAGCAAGATCCGCCAGTACTTCCGCACCCAAGAGCGCCAGGAGACCCTGGAGAGGGGGCAAAGCCTCCTGGAGCGTTACCTGAAGCGCAGAGGCCTTCCCAAGCCCAGCGACAGCCAGCTGGAGGAGGCCGCCAGAAAGCTGGGCCTTACCCCTTCCCCCGAGGAGCTCTACCTGGCCCTGGCCCTAAACCGCCTCACCCCCAAGCAGGTGGCGGAGAAGCTCTACCCCAAGGCCCTTCTCAAGCCGGAAAGGCCCAAGGCACCCCCCAGGAACGAATGGGGAATCCGCCTGGAGCAGGACCTCCAGGCCCCCATCCGCCTGGCCTCCTGTTGCGAGCCCATGAAGGGGGACGCCATCCTGGGCTTCGTCACCCGGGGCCGGGGGGTTACCATCCACCGGGCGGACTGCCCCAACCTGCGCCGCATCCTCCAGGGACCCGAGGCCGACCGGATCATCGGGGCCTACTGGGAGGGGGTGGGGGGCAAGGTGGCCACCCTCGAGGTCCTGGCCCAGGACCGCGCTGGCCTCCTGAGGGACGTGATGCAGGTGGTGGCCGAGGCGGGGAAGAGCGCCTTGGGCTCGGAAACCCGGATCCTCGGACCCCTGGCCCGCATCCGCCTCCGCCTCACCGTGCAGGACGGGGAGCGGGAATCCCTGGTCCAGGCCATAAAGAGCGTGAAAAGCGTGCAGGAGGTGCGCTGGGTCTAGGCGGGCCCGGCTAGAGGAGCCTGACCCACACCTCCCGCATCCTCGGCCCGTCGAACTCCGCCAGAAAAACCTGCTGCCAGCGGCCAAGCCGAAGCCTCCCCCCCTCGGCGGGAAGGAGGAGGTGCACCCCGGTGAGGAGGCTTTTCAGGTGGGCGTGGGAGTTTCCCTCCGCATGCCGGTCCTTGGGATGCACCCTGGGGGCGAGCTCCTCCAGGCGGGCGAGAAGGTCGTGGGCCACATCGGGATCCGCCCCCTCCTGCACGGTAAGGCCACAGGTGGTGTGGGGAACGAAGAGGTACACCAAGCCGGTGTGCCCGGCCAAGACCTCCTCCACCTGGCGGGTGATGTTCACCAAACCTTCCTTGGGGGTGGAAATGCGGATGGCCTTCATCCTTTAAGCATATAGGGCCACGAAGATAGATCCCTTAAGCAAGGGCTTAAGCGTGGCCCTGCCAGGATGGGGTGGTATCAGGCCATGCGGGTGGCCCGCAGGGTAAAGCTCCGTTCCAGGGTGAAGGAGCGGTCCAAATCGCCGAACTCCCCCTGGGCCCAGGCCCAGAGCCCAGGCATGATGCGCTCGTGCACCTCCTCGGGAACCAGCTGGGTGAAGGAGTAAAGCCTTTCCTCCAGGGCCTCGAGGGCCTGGCGGAGGGTGCGCTCCTCCCGCCACTGGACCACCTGCTTGGTCTTGGGCCTAAGGCCAAGCCGCTTTAGGGCTTCCTCCACCTCCTCGAGGCGCTTTCTGTGCAAGCCCCGCACCACCCCCACGCCCTCCGCCTCCACCAGGGAGCGCCACCTTTCCTGGATCAGGCGCTCCTCCTCCGCCTCCATCTCATCCCAGCCTTCCAGAAGCACCCCCCCAGGCTTCAGCACCCTCAGGGCCTCCGCCAGGGCCTTGGGCCAGTCGGGGAGGAGGTGCCAGAGGTGGACCACGATCACCCCGTGCACGCTCTCATCGGGCAGGGGAATGGCTCGGGCATCGGCCTCTATAAGGCGCACCTTGCGCATAACCCCCGCCACCTTCTGGCGGAAGACCTCCAACATGGCGGGATCCTTGTCCAGGGCCAGGTAGCGGTAACCCCGGGCGATGAGGGGCAGGGCGATGCGCCCGGTACCCACCCCAAGCTCCAGAAGCACCGCCTCCTCCCCCCGCATCCCCAGGGCATTCCCTATGGCGGTGGCGATGCGACCCGCCACCTCCGGCGGGTAGGCCCGGAGGCGGTCATAGGCGTAGGCCATGCGTACGGAGGCCTTGGGCATCCTACTTCCCATTTTACGGTATACTTCCCAGCGTGAAAGGACTCATTCTGGCTGCCGGACGGGGCACCCGGCTCCGCCCCCTCACCCATACGCGGCCCAAGCCCGTGATCCGGGTGGCGGGAAGGCCTATCCTTCACTACGGTCTGGAAAATCTCCTGCAAGCGGGGATAAATGAGATCGGGGTGGTGGTTTCCCCGGAAACGGAAAAGGACATCCGGGAGGCCCTTTCGGGCTACCGGGTGCGCTACATCCTGCAAGAGGAGCCCCAGGGCCTGGCCCATGCGGTGGCGGTGGCCAGGGACTTCCTGGGCCAAAGCCCCTTCGTCCTCTACCTGGGGGATAACCTCTTCCAGAAGGGAATCGCCCGCTTTCTCCAGGCCTTTACCCCGGGGGTGAGTGCGGTGATCGCCCTGGCGCGGGTGGAAAACCCCAGCCAGTTCGGGGTGGCGGTGCTGGAAGGGGCAAGGATCGTGCGCCTTTTGGAAAAACCCAAGGAGCCTCCCTCGGACCTGGCGGTGGCCGGGGTCTATGTCTTCACCCCGGAGGTGCTGGAGGTCATCGAGGGGCTCAAGCCCTCCGCCCGGGGAGAGTACGAGATCACCGACGCCATCCAGGGCCTCATCGACCGGGGGAAGAGGGTGGTGGGGGTGGAGGTGGAGGGGTGGTGGAAGGACACCGGCCGCCCCCAGGACCTCCTGGACGCCAACCGCCTCATCCTGGAAGAACTGGAACCCCAGGTGGAGGGGGAGGTGGTGGAAAGCCAGCTCACCGGGCGGGTGGTGGTGGAGAAGGGGGCTAGGGTACGGAAAAGCACCGTGATCGGCCCCGCCTTCATCGGGGAGGGAGCGGTGGTGGAAGGAGCCTACATCGGGCCCTTCACCTCCTTAGGGCCCGGGGCCAAGGTGGTGCGCTCGGAGGTGGAGTACTCCATCCTCGAGGACCACGCCATCCTGGAGGACGTGGCCTTACGCCTCCAGGAAAGCATCCTGGGGGTGGGGGCCCAGGTGAAAAACCGCGATGGCCTCCCCCGGGCCCACCGCCTGATCCTGGGGGATCTCTCCCAGGTGGAGCTGGCCTGAAGAGCACCCCCCATGGCCCGGCTTCTGGACCTCCTTACCGAGGACTACCAAAGCGGCGAGGCCCTGGCCCAGCGCCTAAAGGTAAGCCGCCAGGCGGTTTCCAAGGAGGCGAAAAAGCTTCTCGCCGAGGGCTTCCCCGTGGAGATGAGCCGGAAGGGCTACCGCATCCGGCCCGGCACTCCCCTTCCCCACCTCTTCCACCCCTCAGGGCGCCTCGGCCAGCCCTACCGCTACCTGGGGCGGGTGGGAAGCACCCAGGATGTCCTAAGGGCCTGGGCGGAGGAAGGAGCCGAGGAGGGAGCCCTGGTCCTGGCCGAGGTGCAGGAAAGGGGCCGGGGCAGGCGGGGAAGGCCCTGGGAAAGCCGCCCGGGGGAAAGCCTCACCTTCTCCCTCCTCCTCCGTCCCACCCTTCCCCTCTCCTCCATGGGCCTCCTTCCCCTTCTCGCCGGCCTGGCCCTTTGGCGGGCGGTGGGAGTGGGGGGGATCAAGTGGCCCAACGACCTCCTGGCCCCCGATGGCCGGAAGCTGGCCGGGGTCCTTTTGGAGGCCAAGGCCGAGGGGGAGGAGGTGGCCTACGTCCTCCTGGGAGTGGGGGTGAACGTGGACTGGGCCCCCGAGGGCGCCGCCGCCTTGAGGGAGTTCTCCCCCCTCTCCCGGCGGGAGGTGCTTTCGGGCTTCCTCCTCCACCTGGAAAGCCTCCTCCCCCTTCTGGAAAGCCCGGAAACCCTCCTCTCCCTCTACCGGGAGGCCTCCTACACCCTGGGCCGAAGGGTGCGGGTCCAAACCCCTAAGGGGGTGGTGGAGGGGGTGGCGGAGGCCATCCTCCCCGACGGCAGCCTCCAGGTGGAGGGGGTCAGGATCGGCGCGGGCGAGGTGGCCCTCGTGTCCCCCCTCCGGACCGGGAAGTCCGACCCTTGAGCATTCCAGGCTTAGATTTCCCAAAGCGTTTGTGCTAGGATAAGGCTAGGTATGTTTGCCCGCATCTTCACCAAGGAAGAGGCCGATGCCCTCTTGCCCGAGATCCAGCGGGTCCTCTCCCAGATGCGGCAGGCCCGGAAGGAGCTTTCCGAGGTGCAGGCCCGGCTTCCCGAGGCCCGCGGGCTGGAACGAAGGGCCCTGGAGGAGGAGGCCCGCTTCCTCCTGGGCTCCTTGGAAGCCGACGCCCGTTACCTGGCCTCCCTGGGCGTCTTCCTCAAGGACTTGGACCGGGGCCTGGTGGACTTCCCCAGCCGGGTGGGTGGAGAGGTGGTCTTCCTCTGCTGGCAGGAAGGCGAACCCGAGGTGGCCCACTACCATCCCCTGGCGGGGGGGGTTGCCGAGCGGCGCCCCTTAAAGGGAGAACCTAATGGCCTTCTCCCCCAGGCCTCCCGCCCCGGCGAAACTCGGCCAGGCGCCTAAGGTCCTCCCGCACCAGGTCGTCCTGGCCCGCCAAGGACTCCAGGTGGTGCCTTAACTCATGGAGGAGGGTTTCCCAGACCTCTTCCTCCCAGTCAAACCCCGGCCCCGCCACCTTTTGGAAGGAACCGTAGTAGAGGGCGATGTGCCGCCCGAGCCCCTCAAATCCCCGGAAGGTGGAAGGAGGACCGGGGTCCAGGTATTCCCCAAGCCGCCACACCCCCTTTAGCCCGGGCTCCGGCTTGGCCTGGGGAAGGACGTGTACCCCCTGAAGCTCCCGCTTGAAGGCCTCGGGGATCTCCGCCCAAAGCCTTTCCACCAGCGCCACAAAGGCCTCGTAGGTCATGGCCGATGGTAGGGATGCCCGGCCCTCAGGGTAAGGATCCGGTAGAGCTGCTCCATGAGGACCAAAAGGGCCAGCTCATGCTGCAGGGTAAGGGGGGAAAGGGAAAGGAGGAGGTCGGCTCCCTCACGTACCCCCTCAGGGTACCCTTCGGCACCCCCTACCAAAAAGGCCACCCGTTCCCCCTCCCAGCGCCTCAACTCTTCCCAAAGGCCCTCCGTGGTGAAGAGCTTTCCCCTTTCGTCCAGGACCACCTTGCGGTGGCCCTCCGCCTTGGGCAGGAGGTCCTGGGCTTCCTTGACGAAGTGGACCTCGAGGGAAGCATATTTCCGGATGCGCATCGCATACTCTTCCACTCCCAGCCGGGCGTAATCCAGCCTGGGTTTGCCCACCGCCACCACCCTTAGGCGCACGCCTCCATCCTAAGGCCAGGGTATACTCAGGGCGAAGGGTAAGTGGGACCTAACCCACCCCGATAAAAGAGCCCCAGGCCCTTACCCAGGGCAGGCTCTATGGGCGCCAAAAGCGCCGGAAAAGGAGGGTTTATGGTAAAGGACACCCACCGGTTTCAGCCCTTCACCCCCGAGCCCATAAGGCTCATCGGGGAGAAGGGAGAGTGGCTGGGGGACTTCCCCCTGGACCTCGAGGAGGACAAGCTACGCCGCCTCTACCGGGACATGCTGGCGGCCCGGATGCTGGACGAGCGCTACACCATCCTCATCCGCACGGGCAAGACCAGCTTCATCGCCCCCGCCGCCGGGCACGAGGCGGCCCAGGTGGCCATCGCCCACGCCATCCGCCGGGGCTTTGACTGGGTCTTCCCCTACTACCGCGACCACGGCCTGGCCCTGGCCCTCGGGATCCCTCTCAAGGAGCTCTTCGGCCAGATGCTCGCCACCAAGGCCGACCCCAACAAAGGCCGCCAGATGCCCGAGCACCCCGGCTCCAAGGCCCTCAACTACTTCACCGTGGCCAGCCCCATCGCCTCCCACGTGCCCCCCGCCGCTGGGGCCGCCATCAGCATGAAGCTTCTGCGCACCGGCCAGGTGGCGGTCTGCACCTTCGGGGACGGGGCCACCAGCGAGGGAGACTGGTACGCGGGCATCAACTTCGCCGCCGTGCAGGGGGCTCCGGCGGTCTTCATCGCCGAGAACAACTTCTACGCCATCAGCGTGGACTACCGCCACCAGACCCACAGCCCCACCCTCGCCGACAAGGCCCACGCCTTCGGCATCCCCGGCTATCTGGTGGACGGCATGGACGTCCTGGCCGCCTACTACGTGGTGCGGGAGGCGGTGGAACGGGCCCGCATGGGCGGGGGCCCCAGCCTGGTGGAGCTCCGGGTGTACCGCTACGGCCCCCACTCCTCCGCGGACGACGACACCCGCTACCGCCCCAAGGAGGAGGTGGAGGCCTGGCGCAAGCGGGACCCCATCCTGCGGTTCCAGCGCTTCCTCGAGGCCAAGGGCCTCTGGAACCTGGAGTGGGAGGAGGACCTGCGGGAAAGCATCCGCGCCGAGCTGGAGCGGGGCCTGAAGGAAGCCGAGGAGGCCGGCGCTGTACCCCCCGAGTGGATGTTCGACGACGTCCTTGCGGAAAAGCCCTGGCACCTAAAGCGCCAGGAGGCCCTTCTCAAGGAAGAGCTTTAAGGAGGTCCCCATGGCCCCCATGACCATGGTGCAAGCCCTGAACCGGGCCCTGGACGAGGAGATGGCCCTGGACCCCCGGGTAGTGGTCCTAGGAGAGGATGTGGGTAAGAGGGGCGGGGTCTTCCTGGTGACGGAAGGCCTCCTGCAGAAGTACGGCCCCGACCGGGTCATAGACACCCCCCTCTCCGAGGCCGCCATCGTGGGAGCTGCCCTGGGCATGGCCGCCCACGGCTTAAGGCCCGTGGCGGAGATCCAGTTCGCCGACTACATCTTCCCCGGCTTCGACCAGCTGGTGAGCCAGGTGGCCAAGCTCCGCTACCGCTCCGGCGGGCAGTTCACCGCCCCTTTGGTGGTGCGGATGCCCTCCGGGGGCGGGGTCAAGGGGGGGCACCACCACTCCCAAAGCCCCGAGGCCCACTTCGTCCACACCGCCGGGCTCAAGGTGGTGGCCGTCTCCACCCCCTACGACGCCAAGGGCCTCCTCAAGGCCGCCATCCGCGACGAGGACCCGGTGGTCTTCCTGGAGCCCAAAAGGCTTTACCGCTCGGTGAAGGAGGAGGTGCCGGAGGAGGACTACACCCTTCCCCTGGGCAAGGCGGCCCTGCGGCGGGAGGGGAAGGACCTAACCCTCATCGGCTACGGCACGGTGATGCCCGAGGTGCTCCAGGCGGCGGAGGAGCTGGAGAAGGCGGGGGTTTCCGCCGAGGTTCTGGACCTCCGCACCCTCATGCCCTGGGATTACGAGGCGGTGATGAACTCCGTGGCCAAAACGGGAAGGGCCGTGCTGGTATCCGACGCCCCCCGGCACGCCAGCTTCGTCAGCGAGGTGGCGGCCACCATCGCCGAGGACATCCTGGACATGCTCCTCGCCCCTCCCATCCGGGTGACGGGGTTTGACACCCCGTACCCCTACGCCCAGGACAAGCTGTACCTGCCCACCGTCACCCGCATCCTCAACGCCGCCAAGCGGGCGTTAGACTACTGATATGCCCAAGGAGCTTATTTTCCTGGTAGAGGAAGCGGAGGAGGGAGGCTACGTGGCCCGGGCCCTCGAGGAACCCATCTTCACCCAGGGGGAAACCTGGGAGGAGCTTAAGGAGATGGTGCGGGATGCCGTGCGTTGCCACTTCCCCGAAGGGGAAGCCCCCAGGGTCATCCGCTTGCATTTCGTCCGGGAGGAGGTTCTGGCCCCGTGAAGCTTCCCCGGGATCTCCATGGGGAGGAGCTGGCAAAGCGCTTATCCCGCCTGGGTTACCAGGTAGTGCGGCAGACGGGAAGCCACCTTCGCCTCACCTGGAACGAAGGAGGCCAGGAGCACCACCTCACCATCCCCCGCCACCATCTGGCGGGGATCCTACGGGAGATTGCGGAGGCGCGAAACCTAACCCGGGAAGAGCTTCTTAAGCTTTTAGACCTGTAAGGAGGCCTATGCCCAAGGAAATCCTCATGCCCGAACTGGCGGAAAGCGTGGTGGAAGGCGAGATCCTCAAGTGGCTGGTGGAGGAAGGGGACTACCTCAAGAAGGACCAGCCCTTCGTGGAGGTGATGACCGACAAGGTCACGGTGGAGCTACCCTCCCCCTACGAGGGGGTGCTTTTGAAAAAACTGGCCAAGGAAGGGGAGGTGGTCAAGGTCCACGCCCCCATCGCCCTCCTGGCGGAGCCCGGGGAGGCCGTGGCTGGGGTAAAGGTGGTAAAGGAGGAGGCTCCGCCCGTGCAAGCGGTGGAGGAGCGCTCCATCGTGGAGCCCGGGCTTCCCCCAAAGGAGGAAAAGGAGGATCTCTCCCTCTTCAAACCGGACACCACCCAGGTGGCGGTGAAGAACCCCTTCTTAAGAGGCCAAGCGGAGCAGGCTCCCAGGGAAGGCCAGGCTCCAGGCCGCATCCTGGCGGTGCCCGCCGCCCGGAAGCTGGCCCGGGAACTGGGGATTCCCCTCGAGGCCATCCCCGGCTCCGGCCCCATGGGCCGCATCCGGGTGGAGGACGTGCGGGCCTATGCCGAACAGCTTAAGGCCCAGGCCGTACCCCCGCCCCCAAGCCCCAAGGAGGCCCCAGCACCCCTTCCCACGGGCTTCCCGCCCCCACCCCGCTACACCCCCCCCAAGGGCTACGAGCACCTGGAGGAGCGCATCCCTCTAAGGGGCATCCGCCGCACCATCGCCCAGGGGCTTTGGCAAAGCCACCTCTACACCGTGCGCACCCTGAACGTGGACGAGGCCGACCTCACGGAACTGGTGGCCCTGAGGGAGCGCCTGAAGCCCGAGGCCGAACGCCAGGGGGTGAAGCTCACCTACCTCCCCTTCATCTTCAAGGCGGTGGTGCGGGCTTTGAAGAAGTACCCCATGCTGAACTCCAGCCTGGACGAGGAAAGGCAGGAGATCGTCTACAAGCGCTACTACCACCTGGGCCTGGCGGTGGCCACGGAAAGGGGGCTCATCGTGCCCGTGGTGCGGGACGTGGACCGGAAAAACATCCTGGAGCTGGCCCAGGAGATCGCCGAGCTCTCCGCCAAGGCCCGGGAAGGAAGGCTCTCCCCCGAGGAGGTCACGGGTTCCACCTTCACCATCACCAACATTGGCTCCGTGGGGGCTTTGATGAGCTTTCCCATCATCAACGTACCCGAGGCCGCCATCCTGGGGGTGCACTCCATCCGGAAGCGGCCCTGGGTGATGCCGGATGGCTCCATCCAGGCGAGGGATATCATGTACCTCTCCCTCTCCTTTGACCACCGCCTGGTGGACGGGGCCGAGGCGGCCTCCTTCACCCGGGAGGTGATCCGGCTCCTGGAGAACCCCGACCTGCTCCTTCTGGAAATGTAGGATGGACCCCATGAAGACCTACGACCTCATCGTGATCGGCACCGGACCCGGCGGCTACCACGCCGCCATCCGGGGAGCCCAGCTCGGGCTTAAGGTTCTGGCGGTGGAGGCCGCCGAGGTGGGGGGCGTGTGCCTGAACGTGGGGTGCATCCCCACCAAGGCGCTTTTGCACGCCGCGGAAACCGTACACCACCTCAAGGGGGCCGAGGGCTTTGGCCTGAAGGCCAAGCCCGAACTGGATTTCAACAAGCTCGGCGCCTGGCGGGATGGCGTGGTGAAGAAGCTCACCGGGGGCGTGGCCGGGCTTTTAAAGGGCAACAAGGTGGAGCTTTTGCGGGGCTTCGCCCGCTTCAAGGGACCCAAGGAGATCGAGGTAAACGGCGAGGCCTATGGGGCGAAAAGCCTCATTATCGCCACGGGAAGCGAGCCCATGCCCTTAAAGGGCTTTCCCTTCGGGGAGGACGTGTGGGACTCCACCCGGGCCCTAAGGGTGGAAGAGGGCATCCCCAAGCGCCTTTTGGTGATCGGGGGCGGGGCGGTGGGGCTCGAGCTTGGCCAGATCTACCACCGCCTGGGCTCGGAGGTGACCCTGATCGAATACATGCCGGAGATCCTCCCCGCAGGCGACAGGGAAACCGCCGCCCTCCTGCGCAAGGCCCTGGAGAAGGAAGGCCTTAAGGTACGCACGGGCACCAAGGCGGTGGGTTACGAGAAGAAGCAGGATGGCCTCCACGTGCTCCTCGAGGCCGCCCAGGGAGGCAGCCAGGAGGAGATCGTGGTGGACAAAATCCTGGTGGCGGTGGGCCGCAGGCCCCGCACGGAAGGGCTCGGCTTGGAAAAGGCCGGGGTCAAGGTGGACGAACGGGGCTTCATCCAGGTGAACGCCCGCATGGAAACCTCGGCCCCCGGGGTCTACGCCATCGGGGATGTGGCCAGGCCCCCCCTCCTTGCCCACAAGGCCATGAAGGAGGGCCTGGTGGCCGCCGAGAACGCCGCCGGCAAGAACGCCCTCTTCGACTTCCAGGTGCCCAGCGT is a genomic window containing:
- a CDS encoding alpha-ketoacid dehydrogenase subunit beta — protein: MAPMTMVQALNRALDEEMALDPRVVVLGEDVGKRGGVFLVTEGLLQKYGPDRVIDTPLSEAAIVGAALGMAAHGLRPVAEIQFADYIFPGFDQLVSQVAKLRYRSGGQFTAPLVVRMPSGGGVKGGHHHSQSPEAHFVHTAGLKVVAVSTPYDAKGLLKAAIRDEDPVVFLEPKRLYRSVKEEVPEEDYTLPLGKAALRREGKDLTLIGYGTVMPEVLQAAEELEKAGVSAEVLDLRTLMPWDYEAVMNSVAKTGRAVLVSDAPRHASFVSEVAATIAEDILDMLLAPPIRVTGFDTPYPYAQDKLYLPTVTRILNAAKRALDY
- a CDS encoding type II toxin-antitoxin system HicB family antitoxin, yielding MPKELIFLVEEAEEGGYVARALEEPIFTQGETWEELKEMVRDAVRCHFPEGEAPRVIRLHFVREEVLAP
- a CDS encoding type II toxin-antitoxin system HicA family toxin, with the translated sequence MKLPRDLHGEELAKRLSRLGYQVVRQTGSHLRLTWNEGGQEHHLTIPRHHLAGILREIAEARNLTREELLKLLDL
- a CDS encoding dihydrolipoamide acetyltransferase family protein, translated to MPKEILMPELAESVVEGEILKWLVEEGDYLKKDQPFVEVMTDKVTVELPSPYEGVLLKKLAKEGEVVKVHAPIALLAEPGEAVAGVKVVKEEAPPVQAVEERSIVEPGLPPKEEKEDLSLFKPDTTQVAVKNPFLRGQAEQAPREGQAPGRILAVPAARKLARELGIPLEAIPGSGPMGRIRVEDVRAYAEQLKAQAVPPPPSPKEAPAPLPTGFPPPPRYTPPKGYEHLEERIPLRGIRRTIAQGLWQSHLYTVRTLNVDEADLTELVALRERLKPEAERQGVKLTYLPFIFKAVVRALKKYPMLNSSLDEERQEIVYKRYYHLGLAVATERGLIVPVVRDVDRKNILELAQEIAELSAKAREGRLSPEEVTGSTFTITNIGSVGALMSFPIINVPEAAILGVHSIRKRPWVMPDGSIQARDIMYLSLSFDHRLVDGAEAASFTREVIRLLENPDLLLLEM
- the lpdA gene encoding dihydrolipoyl dehydrogenase; this encodes MKTYDLIVIGTGPGGYHAAIRGAQLGLKVLAVEAAEVGGVCLNVGCIPTKALLHAAETVHHLKGAEGFGLKAKPELDFNKLGAWRDGVVKKLTGGVAGLLKGNKVELLRGFARFKGPKEIEVNGEAYGAKSLIIATGSEPMPLKGFPFGEDVWDSTRALRVEEGIPKRLLVIGGGAVGLELGQIYHRLGSEVTLIEYMPEILPAGDRETAALLRKALEKEGLKVRTGTKAVGYEKKQDGLHVLLEAAQGGSQEEIVVDKILVAVGRRPRTEGLGLEKAGVKVDERGFIQVNARMETSAPGVYAIGDVARPPLLAHKAMKEGLVAAENAAGKNALFDFQVPSVVYTGPEWAGVGLTEEEAKKAGYKVKVGKFPFSASGRALTLGGAEGLVKVVGDAETDLLLGVFVVGPQAGELIAEATLALEMGATVSDLGLTIHPHPTLSEGLMEAAEALHKQAIHILNR